The genomic interval AACATCTTTGGGTCAAATTTGCGGGTATTCCGGTTTCGGTTGCGGCAGGAATTACTGTGGGATTGCTGGTCGGATTTCTGCTGCTTAAGCTGTTTGAGCGGTTTAATCCCCGGGCAACAAAACGGACGATGATTCTGATCGGGGTTTCTATTCTTCTGGTGCGTGTTCAGTATATTCTTGATGAGCTGGGCATTGCTTTTGCGGCTTTGTTGGCCGTGATGGCCACCGGATTTATGATTCTTGAAAAACGTGAGCAGATGGCGCACGAAATTTCTTCCAAGCTGGGAAAACTTTGGGTATTTGCCTCCATTATGCTGTTCACGCTGGTCGGTGCTCAGGTGGATATTTCACTGGCTTGGAATACCGGTCTGGCCGGATTGCTGCTGATTCTATGCGGACTGACTTCCCGCAGTTTCGGGGTTTGGCTTTCCTTACTCGGCAGTCCGCTGAATGTTCGGGAGCGTCTTTTCGCTGTGGTTTCCTACTGGCCGAAGGCTACGGTTCAGGCGGCGATGGGGGCGGTTCCTCTCATGGCCATGCGGACTGCCGGGATGGATACCGGTCCCGGAGAGGTGATTCTTGCGGTATCGGTTATGAGCATTGTTTTTACGGCGCCGGTCGGTGCTGTGGTTATCCGGTTGGTCGGAGAAAAGGTGTTGAAACCGGAAAAAGACGGGGTTGAAGCGGCCCGTGGGGCGGCAGAACAGAGTCGCTGATGGAAAAAACAGAGTTTTAGTGTTCGGTATGGGGTGGTATCGCGGGCGGGCTGAGTTTGCAGATTCGATTCTGTTCCTGTTTAACCGTATAAAATCGGTCTTTTTTGGTGCTGTATTCCGATCGTGTTGCACGTCAATGGGATGTGTGTTTGGCTTCGTTTTTTCTGGAGATTCTCAGGGATTGGGCCCGTTTATTGCTGTAGTCTCCGGTTTGCGTTGAAAAGGAGTTGAGGGACGAAAAGGTCCGGCCGCAATGCTTTTTTTGCGGTTATTGACTTGAATTGTTTCTTTGGGGGAATACGCTGTTACGAATCGCATTTATTGTATTTTCGGGCGGTCAGGTTGTCTGTTCCGAATGATAAATCAGAGGCTGAAAGAGCCTCTGTTAAGATTTTGTTACATAAAGTAACGAGGGGTAAGTTTATGAAGTTTTTCTGCCGTTCTTACGGGCACGCCTTGAAAACAGTGCTGTTGGCCGTTGCGTTGTCAGCGGGAACCGTCTTTGCGCAGGATTATACCTCCATGGGGATAACCGACCTTGTCGGAACTGCAGACCGCATGCTGCAGCGCGGGGATTACCGCGCTGCAATTCCTGCGTTGAAAGAGGTGATTAATCGTACTGCACCTTTGACAGATCCTCAGGGGAAAGAGACCTGTCAGACCTGCCGCTTTCAGCTTGCCCGTGCGTATTATCAGGTCGGTGATACTCCGGCCGGTGTGAAAGTGCTGGATGAATATCTGGCAAATGAGCCCCGTAAACGGGAAAGAATGGCTCTGCGTATGATGGCGCAGGGTTTTTTTGATACCGAGGAATGGGATAAAATTGAGGAGATTTCGTCCCGACTGCTGACTTTTCCGGATCTGGAGAAAGAAGATCTCTATAATGCCAACCTGTTGCTTGGGCAGGCCCGGTTCCGGTTGGAAAAATGGGCGGAATCGGTCGAGCCGCTGGCTTATGTCGCCGATCATGCACAGGACCCCCGTATTGAACAGCTCTGTCAGATTATGGTGGTTCGAGCCTTGGTGGAAGCGGAAAACTGGCGTCAGCTTTTCGGTTGGGTTCAGCGGGTATATCGTACTGAAGCAAAATACGATATTACACTTAACCTGACACTGATGAAAGCGGGTAAAGCCCGTTTTGAAGATGAAGATTTTCTGAATGCACTCCTGCTTTATCGCATGGTTCTTCCGCGTGAACAGCTGGTGGATTATGCGGATAAGCGTATTGAGGCTCTGAGCAGCAAGCTTGATGCGGATATCAAGCGGGGTATTCCGGAGGGCGATATTGCAGAGCGGCGCAAGGAAATAGAGAATATCCGCGAATCCAAGAAGGTGCTTGAAGATCTTCCTCCCTATGAAGACGAAGTCACGTTCCGTATCGGTCAGATTTATGCAGAAGTAAAGCGCTATTGGGAAGGATATGTTCTCTTTGACGAACTTTATCAGTCGGGGCAGAGCAGTGAAATCGCCGAAGCATCTATGCTTCAATCCGTACTGATTCTTTATGATATCGGTCAGACAGAGAGGGCTAAGCAGCGTATTTTGTCCTACTTGCAGGAAAAGCCGAACGGACAGTATGTTCGGGCGTTGCTCTCCATGCTGTTGCGTGACAACCTTATTAAACAGAACTTTTCCGACGTAATAGAAATGCAGGAAAATATCGAGGCGTTACCGGAAAGCGATGACCCGGAGGAACGTGAGCTTCAGTCCGATATCTATTACATGCTGGCCTTCGGATATTTCCAGAATCAGAATTATAAAGCGGCAGGTGAACAGTTCGGCATTATTATTGATAATTATCCGCAGAGCTCTCACTTCGGGGATGCCGTATATTACCGCGGTATGACCTATATGATGCAGGCCAACTACGCGATGGCGCTGAAAGATTTTCAGCGGTACCAGAAGGAAAATGAATACGGCGAACATTTGTCCGCTTCACTTTTCCGCGAAGGAGTCTGTCGTTTCGGTCTCGAAGAGATTGCGGAGGCTGAAGCGGTCTTTACGAAATTCATAGAGAAGTTTCCGGAAGATGTGCTGATTTCCGAGGCGTACAGTATGCGCGGTGATATTGAAGCCGCCAAAGAAGCGACGAATGAGGATCCCTACACGCTGGACCGCGCTCTTGCTGATTACCGTAACGGGATTGACAAAGCAACCACTGCCGCGCAGGCGTCTTATGCAGCATTTCAGGCGGCCAAAGTTTATAAGCTCGAGTATAAATGGCAGGAAATCATCGACCTGATGAACTATTATCAGGACCGGTGGGAGGAGCAGGCGGATGTGGCGGAATCAACCTTCTGGAAAGGGCAGGCTCAGATTGAACTCGATCAGGTTGGTGAAGCCGTCGAAGCCTATCTGGATGCGATTGAGCGTTTCGGTAACGAAGCTGAGCAGATCGGAGTGGATAAAATTATTCATGAGCTGGTCAAGATTTCCAACGTCCATCTTTCGGATGAGGATCGCGACAGCCTGGCACTCAAGGTGAAACTGAAACTGACCAATATTGATCCGCGCTATGAAGTGCTTCGTCTGCGGTTGCAGGTTACACAGGCTCTGCTCGAAGGCGATGAAGTTGCTGCAGCGTTCGGTGCAGAGCTGCTGGAAGATGGTGTGCCGCTCAAACTGACGACGCCAGTTTCTCTTGCCCTGATGTGCGACGCGGCGGCTGATACCGGAAACGTGGAACAGATGAGACGTCTGAGTGAATATTTCATCGAAAACTTTGAGGAATCGGATCTGCTTTGGCATGCCTATCGGGCGAAAACGTATATGTATCTTGCAGAAGAGAACTATAAGGATGTTCTGTGGTCGATTGATGAGGCACAGAGCATGTTCGGTGCTGAGCCGCATATGGGGTGGGCGCAGATGATCAAAGCCGATACCGAATTCAAGATGGGTCGACTGGAGGATGCTGAGGCTTCTTATAATATGATTATGGGGGTTCCGGAATGGCGTGGACCATTGTTTGCGGAAGCCATGTTCGGTATGGGCAACTGTGCTGTGGCTGCCGGTGATCTGGAAAAAGCTCATAGCTTCTACCAGCGGGTATACCTGCTTTTCAAAAGCTATGCCGATGGGGACTGGGCGGCTAAAGGGTATATTGCGGCGGCCGATGTTCTTAACAAACTGGGCCGTGAGGAAGAGGCTGTGAAAACGCTCAAAGCGATGCTTGAGGATGTATATACCAACACCAATCCGCTTGCCGAACAGGTTCGTTTGCAGCTTAAGAAATACGAGGGACAATAATGAACAAATCGATATACAGTGTCGCACTCGCCGGTATTTTTCTCCTGGGTGCCGCAACTGAAGCGGCAACGTTGCAGGCTGAACTTATTATGCCGGGCGGGCGCTCATGGAAAGGCTCGGTAGTGGGGCGTGACGGCGACTGGATTGAATTTTCAACCGGTACAGGGGCCCGCCCGATCCGTCTGGGGGCGAATACCATTGAGGAGCTCGTTTTCGATATTAAAATCGATCAGGACAAACTCAATGAGATGAACCGCAACCGGGAATATGAGCGGGTGATCAATGAACTGAATGCAGCTTTGAAACCCTATCAGGAGTACAAGGATATCCCATCCAATCTTTCCCGTTACAACGCGCTGCTGATGGAGCTTTATTACAAAACAAAGGATTATCCTAAAACGATCGATATTGCTGAAACCATTGAGGCTGATAAGCGCGATGCGGAACTGCAGGAAAAGGCCCGTATTTATAAAGTGCTTTCGCTGATTGATTCGGGCGACGCGGGCACTGCCGAGCAGCTTATTGCTGACTATGGCTGGAATGAAGATCTTTCTGCAAAAGCACCAGCGGATAAGCTGTATATTTCTTCAAAACTGCTTGCGCTTAAGAAGCAGTATGCCGAAGCCATGGAACTGGTCGCGAAAGTGATCGCATTCAACAGCCAGGATCCGGAATGGATGCAGCCGGCTGAACTGCTCTGCGCTCAGATTTATACTGAGCTGGGTCGGGAGAATCCTGTTATGCTCGATTCCGCCGAGGAAGTTATCCGGCAGATTTCCCTTTTGTATAAAAACACAAATGAAGATGACCTGGCTCAGCAGCTGAAAGCCGAGATCAATAAGATCCGTGCTGAGCAGGAAGTACAGAAAACAATTGAAGAGTCTGAAGCTTAACCGACAGGAGAAGGAGTAATTAAAATGACTAAGAAAATTATCAAAACGGCTTTTTGCCTGAGTTTGGTGTTGGCCGCGACGGCGTTCGGCCAGGATGACGCGGCTGCCGAAGCGGCTGTCAACGTTCAGAAAACCACACTGTGGCAGATGATCAAACAGGGGGGCTGGGCCATGTGGCCACTGGGCCTGATGTCTATGGCGATGGTCTATTTCATCGTTCAGAATGCACTCGCGCTTCGTGAAAAAGTGCTGTTGCGTCCGGATCTGATTCCTGAATTTATTCAGTTGATGAAAGATAAAAAAATTCTTGAAG from Verrucomicrobia bacterium S94 carries:
- a CDS encoding tetratricopeptide repeat protein, coding for MKFFCRSYGHALKTVLLAVALSAGTVFAQDYTSMGITDLVGTADRMLQRGDYRAAIPALKEVINRTAPLTDPQGKETCQTCRFQLARAYYQVGDTPAGVKVLDEYLANEPRKRERMALRMMAQGFFDTEEWDKIEEISSRLLTFPDLEKEDLYNANLLLGQARFRLEKWAESVEPLAYVADHAQDPRIEQLCQIMVVRALVEAENWRQLFGWVQRVYRTEAKYDITLNLTLMKAGKARFEDEDFLNALLLYRMVLPREQLVDYADKRIEALSSKLDADIKRGIPEGDIAERRKEIENIRESKKVLEDLPPYEDEVTFRIGQIYAEVKRYWEGYVLFDELYQSGQSSEIAEASMLQSVLILYDIGQTERAKQRILSYLQEKPNGQYVRALLSMLLRDNLIKQNFSDVIEMQENIEALPESDDPEERELQSDIYYMLAFGYFQNQNYKAAGEQFGIIIDNYPQSSHFGDAVYYRGMTYMMQANYAMALKDFQRYQKENEYGEHLSASLFREGVCRFGLEEIAEAEAVFTKFIEKFPEDVLISEAYSMRGDIEAAKEATNEDPYTLDRALADYRNGIDKATTAAQASYAAFQAAKVYKLEYKWQEIIDLMNYYQDRWEEQADVAESTFWKGQAQIELDQVGEAVEAYLDAIERFGNEAEQIGVDKIIHELVKISNVHLSDEDRDSLALKVKLKLTNIDPRYEVLRLRLQVTQALLEGDEVAAAFGAELLEDGVPLKLTTPVSLALMCDAAADTGNVEQMRRLSEYFIENFEESDLLWHAYRAKTYMYLAEENYKDVLWSIDEAQSMFGAEPHMGWAQMIKADTEFKMGRLEDAEASYNMIMGVPEWRGPLFAEAMFGMGNCAVAAGDLEKAHSFYQRVYLLFKSYADGDWAAKGYIAAADVLNKLGREEEAVKTLKAMLEDVYTNTNPLAEQVRLQLKKYEGQ
- a CDS encoding sodium:proton antiporter, translating into MAVSIAEMILLGLLADWIFRKLKMPGLLGMLLLGAACGPFVFDILEPGFLAASSDLRMIALIIILLRAGFELSRETLNRVGLQALLMSFVPGICEGVTIAWVGPYLLPLTHLESAMLGFIVAAVSPAVVVPMMIGFIERKMGAKKGIPTLILAAASLDDVVAIVIFSVFLGLYTGTSEHLWVKFAGIPVSVAAGITVGLLVGFLLLKLFERFNPRATKRTMILIGVSILLVRVQYILDELGIAFAALLAVMATGFMILEKREQMAHEISSKLGKLWVFASIMLFTLVGAQVDISLAWNTGLAGLLLILCGLTSRSFGVWLSLLGSPLNVRERLFAVVSYWPKATVQAAMGAVPLMAMRTAGMDTGPGEVILAVSVMSIVFTAPVGAVVIRLVGEKVLKPEKDGVEAARGAAEQSR